The genomic region GCTCTCTATCGTCTGCTACTCAGAAGAAGCCGAGCACTTGTCGGTCTCTAATTAGCTGAGCGGCGCTAACTAGCCGGGCAGGTGACAACGGGCGACCCGGGAATACGAGATGGGTCGAAAAAACACCTCTCCATCGCTGAACAGCGGGCCTTTCCTGGGTATCTTCTCCGTGTTTTTTGCGATTAAGTTGATAATTTCGCTGTACGGCTGTGTTTCCCCAAGCTAGCTGCCGTCAAAAAACCGGATGCTGTTACGATGAAAACGTCAACAACATCCGCTTCCTGGAAGAGTAGGCGGTGTGGTCGTAGGTTTTATTTGTCCTGCAGCACTTTCGGTCAGGCTCAGAGATGCAGTTAAAGAGCTATCGGTTGGGATTTAATGTAACTCCGAGTCAGTAACCAGCCTGGCAGAAAACACATAGCATACTGATGATGTTTGTATGGGAGTTACACACATTACACCCCCGGTAACATGACGGTTACACAACGAGGCGGGAGAGCTACCTGACAGTCAAAAATGaggaacacaaaataaatttgcACTTCTGTGTCGTTCATGGAAGCTCAGAAAAAGTACAATCACAGCGATTAAATTTGCAATCACGGCGTTTAATCTAaggcaaaaaacacaacaatattCTAATAATTATCAATACCGCAGAGTAGACGAAACAAATTCAGCCAAATATCTGTCATTTTATGTGAATTCCTGcttttattatgttttctttgtttactaTTAGTAACTTTTGCTCGTATGGCACAGCGTTATTGCTCCCCGCCTGTAAAACTAGATATTTTACTTATGTGACTGTCCCGTAACTGTATGGCCACATACAAAATCTATTCTAACTTTTTACTACTTTTCTGTACGCGCTGGTAGCGCTACAATTGAGAAATATCCTGATGGAAATTGAATGCACCATGAATGCTGAGTAAATTCAGTCCTatcaatacatttaaaaaatggtcaaatcaaatcaaatcaaatcacttttattgtcacatcacatgtgcaggtacattggtacagcacatgtgagtgaaattctcagaggtgggaccaagtcattgatttgcaagtctcaagtaagtctcaagtctttatcctcaagtctcaagtcaagtctcaagtaatgtcaggcaagtcagagtcgagtctcaagtcactggtgtaaaagtccgagtcaagtcacaagtctgaaactttgaatttcaagtcctttcgagtctttaaaaaaaaaaaaaaaaaaaagcatgttgcagttatgctaaatgtaaatattagaccatgtaattttaaaatctgtgtttttctcaacacatgacaaaatagtgaacttagaaaatatacacaaattgtgaaattgcacctctttaaaatgaagctcaattaaacctagctccaagaataattttcaccgacggttctgagataagctgcatgttattcttggatgcggttgtaggacccgctttaaaatcgcatgacaaaaatatcatacatattaaaaaaaactgtatcaccaacgtagcctggacaacatttgctagttagatgaagtcagctatctcatcttagcatatttatatgcatatttataatcatacggttcttggagtgagtgcatacactcatgaagtttagtaacttcaggtcactgcaacaagcccaggtacagtttaccgacggatgggtgcaggaccttgaaatgcaccgtgtagaacgaaagaccatcgtacgtatcataagtttaccagtctcacaaatcgtcgtcataaatacacattcgttaaccgtttattaataggacctttgagctcaacggtaattaattagtagtggaaataatttctggtagcatcacagaaatgtagcagtgacaataatattgtatgctgtaatcgtactgggcaattagtgatacaaacctgttttatcctgtgaataaaagtatatgtttttgtcaatgtgccataataacagaagcgaaacgcaatattgtgtcaggacaattcactatttatgcacaataaacaaaggagcatagcgcgacaatttctgttcagcgccagacttgcttgtaacctatatcaccaattatgttaagaaaaatgacgcattaactacaacagcagactgacctttgtgtaaatgcttggagcagactaacctgtgagctggagtgttctgggacgttatattttgtctttgaatggctgcaatccaggccatccgtcgcgtctttgttacttcggaaacatggctcgaacaatttctcttcaacgacgtaatccgataacaaccgatctctttacccgtcggcttcccgtggctgtcatgcgaccggctattgcagttaataatacaacagcttcttgacatttttgtgttactttttatcgctgtataactgattttaattgaaagcctagtaccgcttgccacgagttcccagaatcctttgcggttctacccgtgaatgacgtcacattttcaatctctatataatatgcatgttaaattttatatttggggtaaaatatcaagtcttttcaagtaaaccggttcaagtccaattcaagtcccaagtcattggtgtaaaagtccaagtcaagtcacaagtcttacaacattttttcaagtcaagtctaaagtcataaaattaatgactcgagtctgactcgagtccaagtcatgtgactcgagtccacacctctggaaattcttgtgtgcgagcttcacaagcaacagagttgctGTCcgatatgtgtgtgcgtgaaggTGAGGAAGgtatttaatttgaaatattttaatataaaagcgGATAAAGTTCATATTTACTTGTTATCCAATCCCCCCCCAACTAACTACATTTCCCATGAATCTTTGCGATGTCCATTGACGTTTAGTTGTTTGATGTTCACGTGACGAGCATTTCAGCAAATCCCTGTCCAAAAAAACAAGTTATAACCAGAGATCCACTTCCCTTAAAACTAAAACCTATGCCAGCGCCTCCCAGAAGGAAAGACCGTGCAGGTAAGCTGGAGATCGTCTTTGGAACTGCTTTTGATGCTCCATAATTTCCTTTTCATAGTATATCAGTTTACAGCCATTCTTCTGTTTACACACCGTGCCCCAGCGCTCTGTGGTGTATTATAAAGTTTGTGAGTGTGCTGATGTCAAAGGCTGTGTCTCGCCTGTTTGTTTTGCggtgtttcttttgtttcactCCAGTATGCCTTTCTATGCCAGAACATGTCTATCATGGCTCCTGCCGCCGACAAAAAGCTCACCGGACTTGTTGCAGCCACATTCACTCCGATCACCAGTCAAGGGTAAGGGGATCTGAAGCCTCTTTCCTCCTGTGTGTCTGTTCAGTAAAAGTGTGTGAGATGTATTGAAACTGGGGAGGCGCAGGGACGGGCATCTTACACACCTGTTGTCAGGTATTGTTATTTGCCACATGTGTAGGTCTATATTTTTCACATTCTCCCAAAACAGTGAAATCAACCTATCAGTGATTGGACCTTATATTGACTACTTGAAAGAGAAGCAAGGTGTAAATAACGTGTTTGGTAAGTTTACCTGtggattctttctttttatatttgtgttttttttctgtatcccCACCTGAATCAACTCTAATATTGCATGATTCATCCGCTGATTTGTATACATACTGTTGTTTTACTGTGGTAGATATGTTGCTCCTTTGTTAATCACATTCCCTGGTGTAAAAATAATCTAAAGTATGTTTTTATATGTAGTCAGAGTTGGATAAAACCATAGCAAGTTAGCTGAATTGCACAACTCAATAAAACATTATTGACTTCTAATAAAAATCCCATGTAAACATTTAACTGATGATTCCTTCTGAGTATAATATCCAGCTCTTTAGAAACTTTCCATCAATTTTTACTCAAATTATTGCCTTTATGAAATATTGTATATCACACCTATCATATCCATGCAAGAATGCAACACACTGGTCTCCTGCAGCTGCTGGGGCGGCGTATTCAAAATTAGTCCCAGCTAATGCATACCTTTGGTGTGAAATTTCCACAgataaacagagaaaacaaagagtTACCGCAAAAATCAACTCTGGATTATGAATGCAATGTTTTTGTTGAACTTGCAGTGACGTGTGGCTGGAGGCAAAATAGCCCAGAGAAAAGAGTGAAACATGCAAAGAAACCCCACTCAGTCTCAACCTTTGAATATCCCTTTGTGTAATCTGATTGGTGGGATTATTCTGCAGTTTTCCTGCTGTGTCCAGTccacaaaacactaaaaaccaGGTGCCGTGAGGCCGTTATTGCACCATTGTTCCTCGAGGAAACCAACCTCCACAGGGTGCCTTTTTAATGCTGCTGTGAGCTGTTAATGAAGACCATTGCTTCCCCGTGTAATAATATTCCTGGAAAAAGGGCACATTGGTCTTTACGCTTGTTATTTGCAGTTTAAGCATTCTTCTTCAGTTCAGACACTCATCCTTGAAATTTCTGCACAAGCTGAAGTAGATTCCCACGTCTCGAGTGCTGACTGTTATCTGCGGCTCTTTTGGTGGCACATACATGGAGAAAAGTTTAGACAATGTCAAGGTCCTGCCCTTTCCTCTGCACAGCTCTCCCCGTGAGCCAGGCGTGACTCTGAAATGCTTACCGCTTCATTTTCCACTTCACCAAAAGCCCTTTGAATCACTATAGCTCAGCCTGAGCTTCTCCTGTGTTAACGTCTCATTTCCACACTACTTTCTGTGAGTGCTTAGTCAGCAGAGGATGTTTGTGCTGATCTTTGTACCTCATTGTGTTTTTATGCTCTTCCAGCTCTATTTAATTTCCCCATCATTGTCTGCACCACTGCTTTCTAGacttgaaatagttttgtgctGTGAATTATCGCACAGtcagcagtctgtggcacaagTTCCACGATGACTGGTTCGCCGTGGCGGTTTCCTTCatttcttacagtttttctATCCTTTGCTGAAGCGGTGGCAAGTGGGCTGTGCTAGACTATTATAGGCTACGCCATCCTTTTATGTCTATTTATTGACATGCTTTTTGatcttgtttggtttttaagaCTGAGAATCTTGAGATTTAAGTTTCAGTGATGTGGATCTTGGACAGACGTTTCTTTGCTTGCAGTGAATGGCACCACGGGTGAGAGCATGTCTCTCAGTGTGGAAGAGAGGAAGCTCCTGGCTGAGGAGTGGTGTCGAAAAGCAAAGGGCAAGTGAGTCATCGCAGGCAATTGGATTTTTACtcaaaaacccccccaaaattaCGCAAAGAAACAATCGAACAAGCACATGCACATTGTAGCTATTCCCTAGAGTCACCATGGGCTTTAAAGTGATAAGTATACAGTTAAAAAATAGATATTGAGGAAATGTTCTCCTCTCCACAGGATGGATCAGGTGATTGTTCATGTTGGCTGCCTGAGTCTTAAAGACACCCAAGAACTGGTGAGTTATGTCATGATTCCATTTTCTGTCGAGCTCCTGtgtgaaaatatgtttaaatttaGTAACACAGGGTTAAAGTGGAGTTTCCGCCACATTGACCTAGTCAGGCAGTATTGCAGGCTTAGCCTTGCCTTAACCTGAGGTATACACAACATGGCCATCAGATAAGTCAGATTTAATATTAGCGGTGTGTTCAGGCACCACATGTGcctgcagtaaaaataaaacactgtttcTATATTACTTTATATTAAATGTGTTCAGTTTAAATGGTAAAGCTATTGAAATGTGAGGCAGTCACTGTGTTGCAGGGGGCCGAGTCCAGGAAATATCTGGTCCCAGTCAGCGAATAATCTGGCACATGACGTCCTGTGTGACAGTCACATGTCAGTTAAAGAACAGCTAGTTGTTTGGTGCGGGTTAGAGGTCCGTTCATTGTGTCACAACCCTGCTTAAAAGAGGCTGACAAAGAAGTCAACAAATCAAActtctgtgcgtgtgtgtctgtcagcACATGAGCGTGCATGCAAGGCCTGAGTGCACAGTAAGTCTGAGCGAGTGtgtcaaagaggaaaaaacagccagtgaggaggagaggagagagcagaCTGTGAGGCCTGGTGTAAAGTCTCCAGAGCACATGATGTCACACATCACGTGACCAGTCAGATGTTATCAGGCAATGGCGTTTATTGTGGGGATTATAAATCTATTCAGAATATCCAAATGTCATAGGTAATAATTTGCCTTGTTATTAATATCTAAtggagtttcttttcttttttagataattgATAATCCATTCATTTCCCATCTTTCATTGTCCTTCTTCCAGGCTCACCATGCAGCACAGATTGAGGCCGATGGTATAGCAGTCATTGCTCCGTCCTTCTTCAAGCCCAGCAGTGCAGGTGTGTGATGTTTTTAGACATGCATATTGCAGCATTAATAACACATTTCATACATGACAACATGCATCTCTTTTCTTGTCACCCCGCTTCAGATGTTTTGAGGACCTTTCTCCAGGAAGTGGCTTCAACTGCTCCAACTCTGCCCTTCTATTATTATCATGTCCCATCAGTCACTGGTGTCAACGGTGAGGCAGTCTGAGATTTGGACATTTCTAAccatttaaatttttatatgTCTTTTAtaatgtgggggtttttttgggtttttttttttttcctgtttgttttatttcttcagtGAACGTGAGAGAACTAATAGAAGGTATTGAGAAGGTCATCCCTTCCTTTAGAGGCGTCAAGTTCTCTGGGAGTGACCTGATGGACTTGGGCCAGTGTATCAGTTACATTCCGCCTCACTGGTCAGTCCTCTATGGCATAGACGAGGTCAGTCTTTCCTCTTTTTGTAGCATGTTGTCACTTTAACCTTAGCCATGGAACTATCCTAAAAAATGTAATTCGTTTAAAAAAATAGCAACTTCTAGGAGCTTTGGTAATGGGAGTCCATGGAGCAGTTggcaggtgtgtatgtgtgtgtgtgacttttcATTTGCACGATGCTCTGTCTTTATTCCTTCTCTATGCTCAGTAGTTTTATTTCTCTGCACGCAGCACATATAATTACGTAGGATGTCACGTCAACAAGCTCATATCGGCGTTCGAGACCGGCGACCTCGTCCAAGCCAGGACGATACAGGTACTGCTGATCTCTCTACCGCTGCTGTGTGTCCTTGATCATTTGTACCACTTTGCTCACATCTGTACATCTTTAATCTGATTTTTACGAGCAGTTCAAGATTCAGGAGCTTGTGAGTTTTGCCATCAAACTTGGTAAGTGATAGCTTTGCACTGACATAGTAATCCTCTAAtggtgtctttttttcccctgcatttTATAATGTGCTGTTGTTGCTGACAGGTTTTGATGTGGGAGTAAATAAACAGTTGATGAACGAGCTGTCGGGCTTGGATCTGGGACCCCCTCGTCTCCCGGTGATGACATGTCCAGCTGCTCGTGCTCTGGCCATCAAACAGAAATATGACAGTATCTTTCCTGAATAACTTGAACATGCTTGAACATCCCTCATTCCAATAATAGATTACACAGACTCTCTCCAAAGAGTTTCTCCATATTGTTAGGTCTTTACCCAACTGTGTTAAGTGTCCTCGTATTAGTTAACTGCGAACATGGCATTATACaggactgtgcaaaagtcttgagccacccttcattcctttatattttccttccaaggagccagactttcttgtaatctTTAAGTTCTCGAGGCTTTCAGAAAGCTGCTTATTCACTCACTTGTGATCCAGTCCTTGCACCTGAGCATTTCCAGAGGAATGTGAATGATTCAAGTGTGAAAAGGTTCCTAACTCAGGGAATGAACCAGCGATGTGTCAACAGAGAATAAATGTTAAGTTGGATCTTTAGGCACATAATTTGTTCAGCTGAATCTAGGGCTGCCACAgatgattattttgatagtcgactagtcaccgattatttttgcgattagtcgactaatcagatcatgcatccactggacgtacaagtacagcttattgcaccagcatgcatctgctcttatgtaactatcattagcttacagctttaagtgtttgaggtatgtgctaactaaaaaataaagacaagatgataatttattgaatttaaatgaaatttgcagattgtttcagtggagtttaataaactccttgctccttgctatctaaaatataacaggacaccggagtatactctcgagcatctcacacttctgataatcagttgtctgcttgaggTTTATTCAGCTATCTTAAAACTATaattttaatctcagccaaaccgatttactcaggaacaaataaaatactgaaaatatgttaaacgtttattttgtgacccagaaagaataataagagtagtattaaaactaactagctgccaccaatgttggaaactgagcaagGCCGCGAtaggccgcgctatgaattctgggacacagttttttcttcttcgggtttaacagcagctggcatccttaTACATGCA from Astatotilapia calliptera chromosome 23, fAstCal1.2, whole genome shotgun sequence harbors:
- the npl gene encoding N-acetylneuraminate lyase codes for the protein MSIMAPAADKKLTGLVAATFTPITSQGEINLSVIGPYIDYLKEKQGVNNVFVNGTTGESMSLSVEERKLLAEEWCRKAKGKMDQVIVHVGCLSLKDTQELAHHAAQIEADGIAVIAPSFFKPSSADVLRTFLQEVASTAPTLPFYYYHVPSVTGVNVNVRELIEGIEKVIPSFRGVKFSGSDLMDLGQCISYIPPHWSVLYGIDEQLLGALVMGVHGAVGSTYNYVGCHVNKLISAFETGDLVQARTIQFKIQELVSFAIKLGFDVGVNKQLMNELSGLDLGPPRLPVMTCPAARALAIKQKYDSIFPE